The Planctomycetota bacterium genomic interval GCTGGAGTTTGCCAATCCGACCAGCACGGCGGTGACCGGTGGTCGCATCGAGCATGCGGCGGATCCTGATCCGGACCCGGAAGAGCCGGATCACCCGGTTCGTAGCCTGATCGATGGGATTGTCTGGTACGCCGGCGACGGAACCCGTCACGTATTCGAACTGGATTCTGGCGGTGCCGTCACGAACGACGCCCGCCACTTCGTCAGCAAAACAATGTACGGCCGGCTGGCGGAGCTGCAGAACAGTGAAGGTCTCGTGACCGGGTATCGCTTTATCGATCCGGCGGGCATGAGCTACCGCTTCGACGCCGTGGGCCGACTGACCCAGATCGCGGACAACTTCGGCGACGGCGTGATGGTGATGCATGGCGGCAACGGGCAGATCGAATCTGTCCAAGATCTGCGGGCCACCGGCAACGATCAACAGTTGTCGTTCGACTGGACCGGCGGCAACCTGACGCTCAGCGATCACACCGGGCGTGAGTGGTTCTTCGAGGTGAAAGACCCGAACGGTCTAAACCACGACGCTCTCACCCGAGTCACGGCTCGTGGCTCTAATGGCAGTGGAGCAGACGACCTATCGTCAACTTACACCTACTACGAAGACCCGGTTCGCAAGTCTTTGCTCAAGGATGTTTGGCAGGGGCGAAAGGGTTCCGATGGAGCGGACACCACGGAAGCCAAACAGACCAGCTATGAATATTACGCGAATCGCCGGGCGATGCGTGTGACGCTGCCCGACGATCGGCGGGAGCATTTCTGGTATCGCTTAGGGCTTTACGGCACAACCGCAGAGAACGAAGGCTCGGCCGACGAGCGGGCCGTGACTTTTGGCCGCGACTTTGCCGGCGCGGTGACCACATTCGTGGACGGCAGCGGTGATATTGTGCGCTACTCGATCGCAGACACCGGTGAGGTCTTACGCGAAACGTTTTTCGACAGCACGACCCGACAGGCCGAGTGGAACGACCGTGGCCAGCAACTCGCGATCACCGATGCGTACGGCCAGACCGAAACCTTCGACTACGATGACAACCTGCACAGATCGACGTCAGGGGTTTACTCCGCTTCCAACGAGATTTCCGGAGATAGCTTTGTTTCCGGCGTCTTGTTGGAGCAGGAGGATCGCGAAGGTCGAGAGATGCTTTATCACTACGGTGGGTATACCAACTCCAGCCTGACTTCCCGCGCCTCGGAACTGATTTACCAACCGGATGAGGGGGGTTCGTACCACCTGATGCCTTTGGTGGAGATCAGAGACTTAGGCGGTGTCGACAGGATCGTTGCGAAATTCGATCACGAATACAGCAGCGACGGCGGAGCGACCTATCTCGACCCCGCGCCCGGTAACGGGCTTTTCGATAACGCGAACGATGACGGCTTGCGCTTCCGGTTGATCAACCAGATCGATGCGCTCAATCATGTGACCGAGTACCGGTACGTGGGCGCAAGCATCGAAAGCCTCCCGACGGAGGTCGAACGGCCGGGCACGGGCTCGGTAGGCGATCTGGCCGGGTCTCAGGCGAGCTTGACTCGTTACCTCTACAACGCCGCCGGGCAGGTGATTGCCGAAGGGCTATCCGATCCAGCCGATCCCGCGCCAGCAATCGTTTCGCTCTACAGCTACGACGACGCAGGACGGCTTGTGGCCCAGGTGAGCCCGAACGAGGTGGCCGAGATTACCGGCTTGACTTTCGGCGCTCCGATCGTCAACGGCCAAGGCGATCCGCTGCACCCCGAACAGACGACCTCATTTAAGTACGACACGCACGGCCGGCTCGTATCCACGCGAGGTGTTGATCCCGATAAGGTCGTGCCCGCGCAGGACGAGGACTTGCCCTCTCCATTTACGAAACAGGAATACGACGCCCGGGGTAACGTGACCCGGTCTCACATCTACGACAACGGCGGTGCGAATCAAGCGACCGCCGACGGCGCACTGGTCACCGAGACGATTTATGACGATCAAGACCGGCCGGTGTTGATGACCTATGCCGATGGCACGCAGCAGCGCATGACCTACGACGGCGTAGGCCGGTTGTCCACGCAGACCGACGCACTCGGGCGGACGACACGGTTGACATACGACCGCCGCGGCCGGCTATCCGCAACGGTCTTGCCCGACGGCTCGATCGTGCGCCAACGCGTCGATGGCGGCGGGCGGGTGGTTGCCACCACCGATCCGAACGGCAACACCACCAAGCTGCATTACGACGTGCTCGGCCGGTTGATCAAGCAGGTCGATCCCGCGCCCGCCGACAAGCCGGCTTCGGAGGATGTCCGCAGCACGGAGTGGGTCTACGACGCCCGCGGCAACCTGGCCTCGATCGTGGATGCGCGGGACAACCGGACGCTGTTTGCCTATGACGACCTCGACCGCGTGACGCACACGGTCAATGCGCTCGGCGCGAAGCAAGCCGATTCCGACGGAGACGGGCTGATCAATAACACCTCGCAGGGCGCGCTGGATGGCTTGGACCATACCGTCAAGACCAAATACGACGCCCGCGGCAACGTCATCGAATCGACGGACCCTAACGACAACACCACGCAAAGCTTTTACGACTTTGCCAACCGATTGATCGAGACAACGACCTCCGACCCCGATGGCGACCTGTCGTCGGGAGCCGGCGCGCTCACGACCAAGTTTGTCTACGACGATAACGGCAATCTGACCCAGGTCCTGGTGGAACCCGACGGCAACGTCGCCGTCACGGTCACCGAGTACGACCGCCTGAACCGGGCGATCAAGGTGACCCAGCCCGACCCCGACGGCAGCGGCAACCAAGCGTCTCCCGAGGTGGAGTCCGTGTTCGACGCGCTGGGCCGGCTGATCCGAACCATCGATCCGAACGACAACCCCACGGCCTATGAGCACGACAAGCTGGGCCGGGTGATCGCGGTCATCGACGCCGGCGACGACAACCACCCGGACGGAAACCGCTACGCGACGTTCTACGACGCGGCGGGGCAAGTGATCGCGACGGAGACGCCGCTGGGCGAAATCAGCCGGACCGAGTACGACCGCCTCGGCCGGGTCGTCCGCGAAACCGCGCCCGACCCAGACGGGCCGGGGCCGCAGGGCACTTCGACCATCACGTTCGTGTACGACGACGCGGGCAACCTGGTGTCGAGCACTGACGCGCGGGGTAATGTTACGTCCTACCGATACGACAACCGGAACCGACTGGTCCAAACGATTTATCCCTCGACCGATACGCCGCCCGACGTGATCGAGATCACCGGCGATACCTACGTGCGAGGCGGAGGCTTCGCGAACAACACGCAGGCGGCGATCGGTCACGAGAGCTCGAACGAAATCTTCGTGAAGAACGCGGGCGATCATCAGCCGCAATTCGACCGTGTCGGTGTGTTGCGTATCGACGTCCCGGATTCGCTGATCGACTTGATCAACTCACCCAAGGGGCTGCATCGCGACGTTGATCTGGTGCTGGAGCTTGAACTAGTGTCCGCCGCCAACGCTCCGGCCCCCGACAACACCAACGCGACGCAAACCGAACAACATATCTACCTGCTCAACGAATCGTTATCCGGCGACCTCGCGGCGAAGACCTGGAACAGCCTGCTGCCCGGCGTGGGTGATCCGGTCGTTTCCGCCGACCACGACACCCTCGCCGACTACGGCCAATTGCTCGCCTCGACCACGATCGCGGTGGGCGAGCACAGCAGCGGCCGCGTGTCGCTGACGCTGTCAGACGGCCCGAACCGCCAGGCCTTGATCGACCACATCGCCGCGAACGGGTCGCTAAGCCTGATCATCGGTGGCCCCGCCGTTGGGGACGGTGTGTTGGTCAAGTACGCCTCCAGCGAAAGTGGTAACGAAGCCGATCAGCCACGCCTGCGGGTCCAAGGCCCACTAGCCCCGACGCAAGACCTTTCTTACGACGCCGTCGGCAACGTGATCTCCACCACCGACGAGTTGGGGCGGACGTGGCTTTACGGCTACGACGAGTTGAATCGGCAGGTGCGCGAGACCGCGCCAGCTGATCATGATCAGCCAGGACTCTTCTGGGAGGTTTGGAGAGATCGAGATTGGAGACAGCACATCCATAGCACATCCACCTTCAAAGGCATTGATCTTGAAGATCCAGGTGCTACAGGAGTTCGTAGCGATGGCCAGTTTTTGACGGGTTTTAGTTCAGGCCGTCAAGAGTATTTCGTCTATCGACATACGGCAATTTTTGAGATAGAGAGTGCCGGTGAATATGTTTTTGACCTTTCGGCCAATGATGGGGCTAGAATTTATATCGACGATCAATTTTTGTTAGATATTACTAACCCATATAATTCAGCGGGGGGCTGGGAGTCTGGTGGCGATTCAATTTGGCTTGACGCAGGAGAACACTTTTTAGTTGTAGATTATTTGCAGCACGTCGATGCGCGAGGAATTAGTGTTAAATACACTGGGCCAGATACCAGTGGGGCGCAAGTTCATCTGAATACTGAGGGCAGTTTCGTCTTGCCCGGTCCGACTTCCCGTCAAGAGTACGACGCCAACGGCAATCTCGTAAAAACCATCGACCCGAACGGCAACGAGACGCTTTATTTCTACGACGCGTTGAACCGCCTGGTCCGGACCGTGAATGCTGAAGTGGAAGGCTCGGGCCAGTCCCCCGACGCGAACGGCGTCGGCGCGGACAATTACACGGTCGAGACGGTCTACGACACCCGCGGCCGCGTGGTGTTGACGATTGACGAGTTAGGCCGCGAATACGGCACGATGTACGACAACCTCAACCGTGTGGTTGCCTCCATCGCGCCCGACCCCGCCACGGGGCTGGCCTTCGCCGGCGACGCTAGCGCGAGTCGTTTCGCCGCGCTCGCCGGTGACGACAGCCAGATCGTCGGCCGCGTGACCACGTATACCTACGACGACGCGGGCAATCTCTTATCCGTGGTCGACCCGCTGGGCCGAGCCAGCTACACCCAATACGACCAGCTCCATCGCCCGATCGCCACCGTGAATCCGGCCGCCGAGGAAGCCGGATTGGTCGTTGACAGCGATGCCGACGGCGAGATCGATCTGTCTCTGGAGACCCCGGAGCTGAGTCAGTTCCTGACCGAAACGGTTTACGACGCACTCGGCCGAGTCGTTCTGGCCGTCGATGAGTTGGGCCGGGAGTACGGCACGGTCTACGACGCGCTGGGCCGCGTGGCGATCCAGGTCGATCCGCACCCGGTGTCGGGCAAAGCGTTCCACTCGCGCGACGCCGCGGACCTCGGCAACGCCGACCGTGTCGTGGGCCTCGCCACCCGCTTCACCTACGACCTCAACGGCAACCTGACCGCCGTCACCGACCCGCTCAATCAAACCACGTGGACCGTCTACGACGAACGCAACCGGGCGACCCGGCAGGTCAACGCGCTGGCCGAGATCAACCCGGCCGACACCACCCAGAAGCTCGATCTCGACCCCGACGGTAACGGTGAACTCAACACCGAACTGGTGCCCGATCTCGATCACTACAGCACCGTGACGACCTACGACGACGCCAACCAGTTGGTTCTCGTCACCGACGAGTTGGGTCGGCAGTACGGCACGGTCTACGACCAGCAGGGCCGGGTGATCGCGGAGACCATGCCGTCGACAGAGACTGAAGAGGTTGTGATCCAGGAAATCGATTTTGGCAGCACGGCCATTCAGAGCTTTCACGATGGCGAGCAAGACGATACCGACACCTCGGTGTTCACCGTTGAAGACGATGGGGCGACTCTGCGGCTGACCGGCAATGCTTGGAAGTACATCGACCTTGGCTCACTCGTCATCACGCCGCAGACGGTTCTTGAGTTTGATTTTGCCAGCAGTACGAAAGGCGAGTTGCACGGGATCGGTTTTGAGAAAGTATTGGGGAACGTCAACAACATTTGGACCGGATCGACGGGGCAAGTGAGTCGCTATTTCCAACTCGCCAACGCCGATCTCGGAGTGTTTACCGATTCAGAGATTGATTTCGACCATAACGTCGATGCGGGTTTCAAGCCTTTCCGAATCCATCTCGCCGATTTGCTTGGCGAAGGCTCGGAATTCGACCGGATGGTGTTTGTTGCGGACGATGACGCGGCATCCATCGGGGAGTCGGTCTTCCGCAACGTCCGTTTTACGGAGCAAACCGCCGCCGTCGCGACCGCACGCTACGCCTACGACGACAACGGGAACCTCGTCGGTTCGCAGGACGCCGAAGGGCGGACGAGCTACACGTTCTACGACCGGCTCAACCGACCGACGCATACCGTCAACGCCGACGCCAAGGCGTTGGTCGACGGAGAGCACGCGGACCCGACCCACTCGGGCTACCTCATCCCTGACAACCCATACGCCTCCGCCTTGGATGGATTCACCGTCAAGACCACCTATGACGCCGCCAGCCAGGTTGTTCTCGTCACCGACGAAGAGGGGCGGCAATACGGCACTGTTTACGACAGGGCGGGTCGCGTCCTCGCCGACGTCGCGCCCGACGCCGCTACTGGATTCGCGTTCAACGGCGCTGGCTTTGTTGCTGGCCTGAGTTTGGACCCCAGGCTGACGCCTGAGGCGCCAACCCTCGACGCCGTGCTGGCTGCAGCGGGTTTGGTCGGCCGCACGACCACCTATACCTACGACAGCGCCGATCAATTGCTCTCGGTGACCGACGCGTTGCGTAACGATACTCACCCGCAGGGTCAGACCGCGTGGTCGTTCTACGACGCCCTTGGCCGTCTGACCTACACCGTCGACGAACGCGGCGACGCCTGGGTTGATCCCGGCGACATCAAGGTGGCCGCGTGGACCCCCGGCGAATCGCTACCCGCCGGTGACCCCGAACCGACTAAGAACGGCGACCAAAACGGTGACGGCCACCCCGACTTCGCCGTCCGCCGTGAGTACGACCCCGTCGGCCGGCTGGTCGGCTACACCGACCCCAACGGCCACACCACCAGCTACGCCTACGACCACGCCGACCGCCAGACGGTCATGACCGATTCGCTCGGCAAAAACGACGCTTACCGCTACGACGACAACGGCAATCTCGTTTACACCATCAACCGCGCCGGCGAACAGTTCACGTACGCCTACGACGAGTTGAACCGCATGGAGATCGAGCAGTGGTTCGCCGCCGACGCCGACCCGGAAGCCGACTCGCCTTTACGCTGGTTTGAATACACCTATCGGGACGACAGCCAAGTCGAATCCGTTTCCGAATTCGACAACATCAACACCGCGGTTGCGCTACAAACCGACGCCTACACTTACGACGTCGCCGGTCGATTGTTGACCGAAACCATCGATCGTCGCGACTCGAACATTCCTACGGTCGTGTTTACCTATGCCTACGACGAAAGCGACCGGCCCGTTTCGGTCACCGATTCGCTCAACGGCGTCACGTCTTACACGTACGACGATCAAGGTCGGGTTAAGACCGTGACGCAGTCCTCCGTCGCGGGCGACTCGTCTCCCGCCACGCGTGTCACTTACACCTACAACCTGGCCGGCCAGATGCAAACCGCGGTCCACGCGGCCGAAGCTCCCGGTCAGCCGTCTTCCTCGGTGGACTACATCACCACCCACTTCTCGCTCTACGAGTACGACCAGGCCGGGCGACTGCACCGGCTCACGCACCACAACGACAGCGACAACCCGCTCGACGGGGCGAACGTCACGCCCGCGCGGATCATCGCCCGGTACACCTACGACCGCGACGCCCTCGATCGACCGGACAATATCGACCATTTCGCGCCGCCCAGCATCCCCGGCGAGCGCACGACCGATTACACCTACGACCCCGCCGGGCAGATCCTCGGGGCCGTGATCACCAACCCGGATCCGACCGACCCGCTGGTCGCCAACAACGAGGACGAGTCGTACACCTACGACGGCGCCGGCAACCGCCTGACCGACAACGGCGACGCGACAACAACCGCCGACGACACCGACGTCGTCACCGCCGAAGGCTCGAACCGACTCGAAAGCGATGGCACTTACAGCTACACCTATGACGACGCCGGTCGCCTCACGCAGCGCGACGCCATCGACTCAGATATCTCCGAAAAGTACGACTGGGACCATCGCGGCCGGCTGACCGGAATCACGAAACTGGACAACGGCCAACCGCTAAGCGGCACCTTCTACGTCTACGACGCGCAAGACCGGCTGGTAAGGCGTACGGACTGGTCCGGTCTTAGCTCGCTCGCCGCGGACACCGCGTATTTCTACGTCGGCAACGAACGCCGGCTGAGCGTGGACCTCAGCCAGGAGAGCAAGCCGGTCACCCGCTATCTGAACGCTCCGGGTAGCGAAACACCGACGGCCGTCCTCGCGCCCGCCACCACACCCGGCGGTAGTGACGACCGCACCTACTGGCTGCTTGCCGACGCCGCCGGCACCGTCCGCGACGTCTTAGACGGCGGCTCCTCGATCGCCGTGCCGGGTGAGGTGATCGTCTTCGAAAACGGCTTCGAAACCTCTAGCAACCCCGGCACCACTTCCCTGGGCGTGAGTGGTTCTTGGTCCAGCAACTTCCGGATCGCGACCACCCCCGGCAGCTCGGCACGCAAGTTCCTTGGCGAGTACGCCGAGTCTGAATTCGTCACCCTTCAGCTCACCAACCTGCCGGAAGAGCACGGCAAACTCCGCATCTCTTTCGACCTCTACGTGCTCAAGACATGGGACGGCGTGGACGCATCCGCGGGCAGCCCCGATGAATTTAGTTTCACCATCGACGGCGACGAACTGCTTAAGGCCTCGTTCTCCAATGTCGCCGGCAACGGCCTAGGCCAGCCGCAGAGCTACGGCGAAGGTGAAGTTGGCCGGCTTCCCCACGACACCGACATCATCTACCTCAGCCAATCGGGAGCCGAAGAACGTAACACACTCGGCTACACCCTTAACCCTGAATTTTACACCGACTTCATCGATCCAGACACGGGCGAGCCTACGGTCACCGACAGCGTGTACCGGCTGACGTTCCTGGTTGACCACACCGCAACGAGCGCACTCTTGAAGTTCGCGAGTTCGGGCTTGGACCCTGCGTGGGACGAGAGTTGGGGGATCGACAACCTCGAGGTCGCCGTCGTCGACAGCACGACCGTCGAGGTCGCCGACCACATCGAGTACGCCCAGTTCGGCGAGGTGCTCGGCCGTTCGCAGAACGACCAGGTCGTCCTCGACGCGATCTCCGCCGACGGCTTCGGCTTCGGCTTCCAGGGCCGCGCCCAGGACGGCACCACCGGCCTGACCCACCATAACGCCCGCTGGGCCGACCCCAAGTCCGGCCGCTTCCTCACCGAAGATCCCTCCGGCTTCACCTTCGGCGATCCCAACCTCTACCGTTACGTTGGCAATGCGCCTAGTGTGTACGCCGATCCAACGGGGCTGGCGTTCATTAAAAATGGCAGCAGTTATGCAGCTGACAGTTCGGTCTTTTCGGGACCGCTAACGGGTTCGTTCGGGAACCCGAGCACCGGCAACGGGGGACTCGGCGATCCGTTTAGTGGATTAGCGATCACCGCGAACGTGTCTGGGTTCGATCAAGGCGGAACGAATTATGACGGCGGTTTGTTGTTGGTCGGTTTAGGGGCTTCAGGATCGAGCCCGGCAACGATCCAAGCTCCGACAAGCCAATCCGGCTTGACCTTTGATGATTTGGGCCCAATGGGTCAACTCCACTTAAGCCTTGGTACTGTCTCGCCAACGCCTAAGCCGACGGGACCGACTTTAAGGGGATTCGTCGAGAGCCTTAAGCAGGCGGCAAATGAAACCAAAGATACTTTTGATCAAAAATATGCCCTCGACATTGAGTGGGAAATTAATCGCATACAAAACCTTGAGCAGCAATACTACGCCGCACTCGATTCCGGAGATACGCTAGTAGCCGGGCGATTACTCAATAGCATTCGCAGTGCAAACAGATACTTTACAGAAGGCATTGCCCAAGATGAAGACCTTATCGCTGATCTGTTTAAGCGTGCAGACCACGCGAATTTCCAAAGAAGGCTTCCCGAACTACAAGCGCAAGCTCTTCGGGATGCTGAAGAAGCCTATCAACGTGAACTCGATGAAATCTATGAAGAGCATGGCGCATTCGGCGTCTTCATTCGTGACGCAGTAGCCAGGCAAGAGATTTTTGCGAATACCCTGACTTTTGGTGCCACTGATAAGCTCGGTTTGACCAATAGCAGCCAATACGTTGGGGATAGCTTCAACGTCACCCGCATCACTGCTGGAATTTACCGTGAGGCACTTATCACTGGCGCCACTTTAGGCTCAGGCGCTTTAGTTCAGGCTGGTCGCGGAGGGCTTGCGCTGCGTGGAGTGAGTTACGCGGGCCGTGCGTATGAAGGATATCAGGCCGCTAGAAGCGGGATTTCTGGTTACGCAAATATACTGCAAGGTAATTATGGTAAAGGGTCGCTAGAATTAGCAACTGGTTTATTGTCATCCGCCGGAGCTGTTGGACGTATTGGAAATGTCAAGCCAAGTGGGGGCGGATCGCTTCAAATCGGCCTATCTAAGCAATCCAGTTCTGTGCCGGAGAGCTTGCGTGGCGCATATCCCAATGGTGTGTTAGATGATTATTTGACATTTCATAAAAGCGTTAGTACTGCAACTGCTCTTACGCAAAGCCCGCGTATTGTCGTCCTTAATGAGCATATGTGGAAGAATGTGTGGACGCCCGGTCAGAGGTGGACAGTTTTGGAAGAAGAGCTGTTTCACCTAAGAAATATCACAAAGTATGCGGAAGGTGGGCGTTTAGATAGATTCCATCAAACTCTTCTTAATACTCATCTAGGCCGTGCTGTTGAAGAGGCGAGGGCGAGATACCACTCGAGCGGAAGATTGAGGCACTCGATTGAGTATGGCGTAAGGTATAAAGCTGGAAACCACACTGTAGGGCTTGCGGAAGTGACATGGCGAGGCCTTGCGAGGGATGGACTCGTCCTAAGTACGGGTTTTGTTGGCTTGGCCGGTTTGGCTAACGCCACTAAGTCGTTGATCGTCAACGCTCTTGGAGACGATCGGTAGAATGTTGAAATGTGGCATAGCCTGTATAGGATAGCGTGCACTGTAGGAATCTTTAGGAAGAGCTTGGCGTATTTGCTTGCATTGATAGCTGACGGTGCTTGAGGTAATGCGGCGAAGGTAAGGAAAAATATTTTGTGAATGCAGGTTGTGATGCTTTGATACTGTTTGCTTATCGACGATATTTGTTTGAAATACGTCGAAATTTTATAAAGCCTAATTGCTGCAGGCTGAAAGTAGCGATTGGTCTCTGGCTGTCGCTAAAAATGATTTAAAATGAGGTGTGGTTTGAATTCAAGTATATATGGCGGTCACCCTGTGGCGAGATGGACTTGATTGAGAATTAAGGCGTAGTGCAATTCCTGTTGAAAGTTGAAGGTTGTTGCTGATGCGGTGTTTTGTCAATTTCGCAAAACACGTCTTGCAAATTCAGTTTGGACCAACCCTTCTGGTCCAAGGGCAAAGTAATTTGTTGGACAGAAGAATCGAGAATGATCGTCAAGTTTCGGTGTAAGGCTTTCAAAACAACTGCATTCGCTTGGAACTGAGCCCAGTCTTCTGCGATGTGTATTCATCTTTCGAGTACGATTCCCGGTTGATCATGGTCGACTGCGATGGATGGGAAGGCATCTGTAGTATGTAGACGTTGAAGTATCTTCGCTTGGGAGGTGATCACGTCGTCGAGGTCGCGCTTTATGAAAAGAAAGATGTAGCGGAAACGATCCGGGAGGTAGGCCAGGAAGGTGTGGATGATTTTGACTGCTTTGCCGAGGGTTTTCGTTTCGGAAGGTGTCATGGCGGGTTAGGTTCTTGGCGGCTTCGAGCTCGAAATAGCCGCGAGTGTTGGATTCGTCCGCGGTGCGACGACCGTCGGTGAGGATAGGGATACCTGCAGCCTCGAACATATACATCACTAGGCTCGTGCCGCGACCGTAGCGGGCTCGAGACGATAAGGACCTGGCGGTTCGGCGGAGTAGCGGGGTGTGGGTGGGTCGGGCGCCGGGTTCATGTGGGGCTTCGGGCTCAGCAGCGGCGGGTTCGGAGCAACGCCGGCGTGAATGTGAGGCCCGACAGAAGGGTGTCGGGTTCCGGGATCGATTGGGCTGGGCAGGGTGAGCCAAGTGTCGCGGGTGGGCTGGGCGTCGGCGTCGTCGGGCTCTTTACGCCGGTCGAAGCCTTGAAGTCGGAAACGCTTGATTAAACTCCGGCGATGAGTCTCGTACACGACCGGCATATGCGTCGCGCGATCCAAGTCGCTCGCGAGAACGAGAAGGCGCCGTTCGGGGCCTTGATCGTGGACGCGACGACTGGCGACGAGGTCGCGACCGGGTGCAATTGTTCCGACAACGACCCGACTCTGCACGGTGAGATCGATTGCATCCGAAAAGCCGCCGCGGTGTGGGACCCGGGGCGGTGCGGCGATTACGTGCTGTACACGACCGCGGAGCCGTGCCCGATGTGCATGTCAGCCTGTGTTTGGGGCGGGTTTCGTGCCGTGGTGTACGGGACGTCGATCCCTTACCTCCAGGCCACCGGCTGGTTCCAGATCGACATCCGCAGCCACGAGGTTGCTGCGAAGGGGGGGTGGGGGCCCGACCGCGTGGTGGGCGGGGTGATGGAAGCCGAGTGCGATCGGCTCTTTGACGCGGCGATGCGGCTTCACCGCGGAGGCTGAAAAAAGGCTTGTTTCCGGAACGGTTTGCCGATAGAAACTGGTCTGGTTGTCTGCGCACGGCTTGGC includes:
- a CDS encoding nucleoside deaminase codes for the protein MSLVHDRHMRRAIQVARENEKAPFGALIVDATTGDEVATGCNCSDNDPTLHGEIDCIRKAAAVWDPGRCGDYVLYTTAEPCPMCMSACVWGGFRAVVYGTSIPYLQATGWFQIDIRSHEVAAKGGWGPDRVVGGVMEAECDRLFDAAMRLHRGG